The following coding sequences lie in one Hyalangium ruber genomic window:
- a CDS encoding EI24 domain-containing protein encodes MTPTPIPDFTPRPTAASDFFQGVGLLGRAFGLIFRTPKLFLLSALCAVVTLVSLVVLVVLLWTYTPELISNFFARPESWYGKGLWYLVVFLTFVVGLVVGANALPPLLLAPLQDPISETTEEQCGDFQPLPFTLRSFVRGVLTGIAHTLARIFFMLLGLLVLLPLHFIPGVGSILWTVLGSLWTMLWMAGEHLASPMTRHLYPFAEVRRMMRERRALCLGFGAGVYLLLWVPVLNTFFLPVAIVAGTLLYRGLRAAGHLPPPPSAASRALP; translated from the coding sequence ATGACCCCCACTCCCATCCCCGACTTCACTCCCCGTCCCACCGCCGCTTCGGACTTCTTTCAGGGGGTGGGCTTGCTGGGCCGCGCCTTCGGGCTCATCTTCCGCACCCCCAAGCTCTTCCTCCTGTCGGCCCTGTGCGCGGTCGTCACGCTGGTGAGCCTGGTCGTCCTGGTCGTGCTCCTCTGGACCTATACCCCGGAGCTGATCAGCAACTTCTTCGCCCGCCCGGAGTCCTGGTACGGCAAGGGCCTCTGGTACCTCGTCGTCTTCCTCACGTTCGTGGTGGGCCTGGTGGTGGGCGCCAACGCCCTCCCCCCGCTGCTGCTCGCCCCGCTGCAGGACCCCATCTCGGAGACCACCGAGGAGCAGTGCGGCGACTTCCAGCCCCTGCCCTTCACCCTGCGGAGCTTCGTCCGGGGCGTGCTGACCGGAATCGCACACACCCTGGCTCGCATCTTCTTCATGCTGCTGGGCCTGCTCGTCCTGCTGCCGCTCCACTTCATCCCCGGGGTGGGCAGCATCCTGTGGACGGTGCTGGGCAGCCTGTGGACCATGCTGTGGATGGCCGGCGAGCACCTGGCCAGCCCCATGACGCGCCACCTGTACCCCTTCGCCGAGGTGCGGCGGATGATGCGCGAGCGGCGGGCCCTCTGCCTGGGCTTCGGCGCGGGCGTCTACCTGCTCCTCTGGGTGCCGGTGCTCAACACCTTCTTCCTGCCGGTGGCCATCGTCGCGGGCACCCTGCTGTACCGCGGCCTGCGCGCCGCCGGCCACCTGCCGCCTCCTCCCTCGGCCGCCTCGCGCGCCCTGCCTTGA
- a CDS encoding glutamate--cysteine ligase yields MSLDLKRANVQPIASIDALVDTFRAAEKPRAEHRLGIEHEKFVYTKVGARFVPYEGPSGIGALLEKMGAGGGYTPFRETPESPVIALQRGIETVSLEPGGQLELSGSPFVTAREAHAENLRHLSEAKAAGESLGLQLVALGYRPYGTTAEMPWMPKSRYMMMRRSLPERGRLALNMMLMTSTGQASYDWADEADAVRKTVLVARLAPLMVALYANSPLLEGKPSGFMSFRNRVWEEVDPTRCGYLPSFFDGSFSYRQYVEWALDAPLLFLRRRGEYLYPKLTFRQLMKEGFEGQPPDMGDWTDHLSTLFPEVRLKKVIEVRGADCVGAEMTGALGALWRGLLYEKGAMDEAERLLPKLSFTEHQAFHDTARREGLSGRLGQQELHRLASEMVGIARRGLERLDPQDAPLLEPLARVAASGRSPAQAVLEAWEKDPRPEAVLSRFTL; encoded by the coding sequence ATGTCTCTGGATCTCAAACGAGCAAACGTCCAACCCATTGCTTCCATTGACGCGCTGGTGGACACCTTCCGCGCCGCCGAGAAGCCCCGGGCCGAGCACCGGCTGGGCATCGAGCACGAGAAGTTCGTCTACACGAAGGTGGGCGCTCGTTTCGTCCCGTACGAGGGCCCCTCGGGGATAGGCGCACTGCTGGAGAAGATGGGGGCGGGGGGCGGCTATACCCCCTTCCGGGAGACGCCCGAGTCTCCGGTCATCGCCCTCCAGCGAGGCATTGAGACGGTGTCCCTGGAGCCGGGAGGCCAGCTCGAGCTGTCCGGCAGCCCGTTCGTCACCGCGCGCGAGGCCCACGCCGAGAACCTGAGGCACCTGTCCGAGGCGAAGGCCGCCGGAGAATCGCTGGGGCTGCAACTGGTGGCGCTGGGCTACCGCCCCTACGGCACGACGGCCGAGATGCCGTGGATGCCCAAGAGCCGCTACATGATGATGCGGCGCTCGCTGCCGGAGCGCGGCCGTCTGGCGCTGAACATGATGTTGATGACGTCCACCGGGCAGGCCTCGTACGACTGGGCGGACGAGGCTGACGCCGTGCGTAAGACGGTGCTGGTGGCGCGGCTGGCCCCGCTGATGGTGGCGCTCTACGCCAACAGCCCGCTGCTGGAGGGCAAGCCCTCGGGCTTCATGTCCTTCCGCAACCGTGTCTGGGAGGAGGTGGACCCCACCCGCTGTGGCTACCTGCCGTCCTTCTTCGACGGCTCGTTCTCCTATCGCCAGTACGTGGAGTGGGCGCTGGACGCGCCGCTGCTCTTCCTGCGCCGGCGCGGGGAGTACCTCTACCCGAAGCTCACCTTCCGCCAGTTGATGAAGGAGGGCTTCGAGGGCCAGCCCCCGGACATGGGGGACTGGACCGACCACCTGTCCACGCTCTTCCCCGAAGTGCGCCTCAAGAAGGTCATCGAGGTGCGTGGGGCGGACTGTGTCGGGGCGGAGATGACGGGGGCGCTCGGTGCGCTGTGGCGCGGGCTGCTCTACGAGAAGGGCGCCATGGACGAGGCCGAGCGGCTGCTGCCGAAGCTGTCCTTCACCGAGCACCAGGCCTTCCACGACACCGCGCGTCGCGAGGGGCTCTCCGGGCGCCTCGGGCAGCAGGAACTGCACCGGCTCGCCTCGGAGATGGTGGGCATTGCCCGCCGGGGCCTGGAGCGTCTGGATCCCCAGGACGCGCCGCTGCTGGAGCCGCTGGCCCGAGTGGCTGCCTCGGGCCGCTCGCCCGCCCAGGCGGTGCTGGAGGCCTGGGAGAAGGACCCGCGCCCGGAGGCGGTGCTGTCGCGCTTCACGCTGTAG
- a CDS encoding outer membrane beta-barrel protein, translated as MRIRSVMGSLATAAVLFAGPALAIEAQRVDEELDFDAERAKVGLDVRVGLGGVTGELGEETDTGPLLGIAAGAQVWKALGVELGYEGQRLPISDDIVGDGEALYRHNVGLLAKAGPLIDQKWRPYVGAGVGLSYLNVSDGAETLFDNDVVSEVPLAAGVDYNFGAIFAGARATYRLMYGEGYADDFAGDADGSLFNASITLGGRF; from the coding sequence ATGCGGATTCGTTCGGTGATGGGGAGCCTCGCCACAGCGGCGGTGTTGTTCGCGGGTCCAGCGCTGGCCATCGAGGCCCAGCGCGTGGACGAGGAACTCGACTTCGATGCGGAGCGGGCGAAGGTCGGCCTGGATGTCCGCGTCGGCCTCGGTGGCGTGACAGGAGAGCTGGGAGAGGAGACCGACACGGGCCCGCTGCTAGGCATCGCGGCCGGAGCGCAGGTGTGGAAGGCCCTGGGCGTCGAGCTGGGGTACGAGGGGCAGCGCCTGCCCATCAGTGATGACATCGTCGGAGACGGCGAGGCCCTGTACCGCCACAACGTCGGGCTGCTCGCCAAGGCAGGCCCGCTCATCGATCAGAAGTGGCGGCCCTACGTGGGCGCGGGCGTGGGTCTGAGCTACCTCAACGTCAGCGATGGGGCGGAGACGCTCTTCGACAACGACGTGGTCAGCGAGGTGCCGCTGGCGGCGGGCGTGGACTACAACTTCGGCGCCATCTTCGCGGGGGCGCGCGCCACCTACCGGCTGATGTATGGCGAGGGCTATGCCGACGACTTCGCCGGAGATGCCGACGGCAGCCTCTTCAACGCCAGCATCACCCTGGGTGGGCGCTTCTAA